GTCCGCTCCATGCGCCTGGCCCGTGCGGCGAAGTATCCGCTGCTGCTGAAGATGGTGTTGCGCCTGTACCAGGCCGGCGGGGTGCTCCCGCCGGGCCAGCAGCCGCAGGCGTCCATCGCTCTCGGCTCCTACCTGCCCGCTGACCGGGCGGGCATTCTCGACCTGGTGACCCAGGGCGTCGCGGCGGGTGTGCTGTCGCTGGAGACGGGCGTACGGATGCTCGTCGACGCGGGCTTCCCCATCGATGACGCAGCGCTGGAGGTGGCACGTATTCAGCGTCGTACTCCAACAGCGGCCCAACAAAGCCAGGTTGAAGACGAGGAAGTGGATGACGAGGCAGCGTAGATACGGGGAATCTTCTTGCTGGTACGCGTGGGCAGGAACGGGACGGGTCTGGTTAGACTGCGCGCCGACGCGGGGGCGTCTGGGCGAGGAGCCCGCCGATGATCATGCACCCCGAATCCGCCATGCGGCCACCACTGCCGCTCGCACCGCTCAGATACCGCCGTGACGGCCGTCCGATCCTGCCGATTCTCGGAGCCTCCTCCGACGATTCCGGTGACCCGCCGACGGGCGATCCAGCCCCGACGGGTGACGTCGGAAATGCGACGGTGACCATCCCCCAGGAGGAGTTGTCCCGCCGCTTTGCCCGGGAGAAGGACCAGGGCCGCCGTGCGGGCGTACGAGACCTCCTCGGCAACCTCGGCTTCGACTCCGCGAAGTCCCTGACCGACTTCATCGACTCCCAGCGCCAGGCCGAGCAGGAGCGCAAGGACGCCGAACAGGCCCAGCTGTCCGAGGTCGAGCGCCGCGAGCAGACCGCCGCCGAACGCGAACGGCAGGCTGAGCAACGAGAGTCGGCTGCCGCGGCCCGCGAACGGGACGCCGCCCGCCGGGCACTCCTCGTCGGCCTCGGCGCCACCGGCAATGACCTGGACGACGCCGTCCTCCTGCTTAGCCGAGCCGCAGACCTCGACGCCGACACCGCAGCCCTCACCCAGGCCGCCGAGGACCTGAAGCAGCGCCGCCCCGAACTCTTCGGCCAGCAGCAGCCCCCGCCACCTCCGCCGGCCCCGCCCTCGGGTAGCCCGTCCGGCGGCATCCCGCCGCGCTCCGGCGGAACTCCATCGCGCCCCGGCTCGCTCGGCCTGGGCATCGCCCGCCGCCGCGGTCACCTCACCAACACCTGACGCCCCACGGGGACCGCGCCCCACCACCCACCCGCGGACGACGGCACCGCCCGGTGACCGTACGGACTCGCCGCTCACCCGGCCTGCCCGAAGGAACCCGGCGTGGATCTCCAGCCGATCACCTACTCCGAGTCCACCACCGCCGACCGCCCCTGGCTCGCCTCCCGGCACGGACTCGACACCCCGCTCACCGTTACTCTCGACGTCGCCCTGTTCACCAGCGGGACGCACTACAGGCTCAGCAGCCTCCTTCAGCCGCGCAACACCTTCCTCTCCGGCATCCCGCTCGGCCGCATCACCGCCACCGGCCTCTACGGACCGTGGGACAAGACCGCCACCGACGGCCGCGCCACCTTCACCGGCGTCCTGCTCGCCGAGGTCCCCTTCGCCTCGACGACCCCCCGCGCCGGAGCGGCCCTGCTGTGGCACGGCGTCATCGCGGCCGCCCACATCCCCGGCGGCTTGAACCCGGCGGACATCACCCAGTCGACCGCGCAGATCCACTTCATCTGATTCATCTGAAGAGCCGCACCGACCATGCTCGACACCCTGCTGCGCGACATCGACGCCGCCGACATCAACGCCTTCGCCCGCACCATGACCACCCCAGCCGACTACGAGCTGACCCGCACGGTCATGCCCGAACGCCGCCTGAACTCCGTCAAGTTCCGCATCAGGAGCAGCAAGCGTCGCGTGAACGCCGCGAAGTTCCGTGCGTACGACGCCCAGACCGCCGTAGCTCGCCGCCAGGCCGAGAAGATCGTCACCGAGGGCATGCTCCCGCCGCTCGGCCAGAAGCTGCTGATCGGCGAACTCGAACAGATCCTCCTCGACACCTCCCGCGGCGCCGACACCACGGAGTTCGTCGAGCTGCTCTACGACGACATCGAGCGCCACGTCGAGTCGATCCACAACCGCATGGAACTGGCCGCCGGCGACCTCCTCACCGACGGAGTCTTCACCCTCAACGGCGAGAACGGCCTCCACCTGGAAGCCGACTTCGGCGTCCCCGCCGCTAACATGCCCACGGCAGCGAAGCCCTGGTCCGACCCGACCAGCGACCCTCTCGCCGACGAACTGCGTTGGATCGAGTACCTGCGCTCCATCGGAGCCCCGCTCCCGGCCCGTGTGATCACCTCGTACAAGGCCCGAGCGACCCTTGCCGCGAACGACGCCTACCGCGCGGCGTACTACGGCAGCGTCAACGGCTCCGCCACTCCGACCGCGGTCCTCGCCCCGAATGAGGTCGAGGTCGTCCGCGCCCGTTACAACCTCCCGCCGATCACCGTCTACGACGTCCAGATCTCCGTCGACGACACCTACCAGCGCGTCATCCCCGAGGACCGCTGGATCCTCCTCCCGCCAAATCCGCAGTCATGGGCGGAGACCCAATACGGCATCACGGCGGAGTCCCTGGTCCTGTCCTCCGGCACCAACCCGGCGATCACCCGCGAAGACGCCCCAGGAATCGTCATCACGCATGGCTACCAGGACGACCCGGTCCAGGTCTGGACGAAGGGCGCCGCGGTCGCCATGCCCATCCTGTACGTCCCGGACATCCACATCACGGCGAAGGTCCTCTGATGCCCGCGGCCCGCACCCTCGCCGCGGCGGTCTTCGTCACCGACCCGACAACGCACGAGACCCTGCTCCTCCAGCCGGGCACGGCGATCGCTAACCCGGCGATCGCCGACCAGATCACCCACCCCGACGCCTGGGCCCCGGAACCGCCTCGCCAGCCCGGCCGCACCAAGGCCGAGACACCGTGACCCTCACCGACGCCGAATACGCCTACCTCCGCTCCGAACTGGGCGAAGCAGACCGTGCTGATCTGGACACCCGCTACCAGCGCCTCGGTTCGCTCCCGGCCGTTGCCACCGAAGTCCTCCGCGAGCGCAAGGCCGCTCTCGTGTCCGACCCCCTGGCTGTCACGGTTCAGGGGGTCGCCACTGTCAACAACGCGGAGAACGTGAAGGCCCTCGAGCGCCAGATCGCAGGGCTTGATGGCGCCGGGGACAGCGGAGGAGAGGTCCAACCTCCGACCCTGCTGGTGCGTCGCCCAATGCGCTGACCATCGAAGTGGGCGATTTGTGCCAATATCTGGACGGGCTGTCGGTGTTGGCGAAACTTCCCATTATTACCTGTGAAAGCGCTTTCTGGCCAACAGAATGCGTTACTCGGAAGAATGACATGCGTAGGTCCACAGAATGGTTGGCGACGGGATAGGGTGGGTCACCAACACGACTATGGGGTCGATGTATGGGCTGGCTTCCTGCGTATGGGCAGGCGTCAAAACAGGGGAACGAACGGGGGCGGCATGGAAGAGGTTTCGTTGTCCTCCACGTCCCCTGTCTCTGTCATCGCGCAGCGCCCCACCATCCGTGCCCGTGAAGCTGCCGCTCAATCCGTAGCCAAGCAACTAGTTGTCATCGAGAGCAACGAGAAGATCGAGAATCTTCTTGGAATCTTGAGGGTGCCCGCGCTGGATGTTCGACCTTTCTGCTCCACCGTGCGGGCGAGGAGAGCGCTCACGGCCAATGGAATGTGGAACATTAGGGCGCTCTTGAAATCGACGATTCCTGAAATCCTTGAGTTGCGGAATTGTGGACCAAGGACTGCGGAAGATATTTTGACCGCATTGCTACTGTCAATGGCATCTCCGATTCAGCATCACTTTCCCATCGGGGACAGCGATGAGCTTGGCGCAGCGCGACTGGTAAAAGCAGAAGAAGCGATTGAACCGTTGACTGCGCGTGGATTCATGGCGGCAATCCGCGGACGGAGGTCTGCCTGATGAAAGACCTTCGGGAAATTCCTATTTCAGATAGCTATAGAAGTGGTTCTGCTGATGTAGTTCAGGACTTTTATATCCCCTGCCTCGCGGTTGCGACGCGTTACGACCGCGCGGTGGGCTATTTCACCAGTGGCGCGTTGGCTGTCGCGGCGAGGGGGATCGAGGAACTTGAGCGAACAGGCGGGAAGATCCGTCTTGTCGCTAGCCCAAATCTGCAGAGTGAAGATGTCGAAGCGATCAAGCGTGGGTATGCACAGCGTGATGTCGTCAGTCGTGCTCTCACTCGAGAGCTAGAGGATGCATCCACACTGGCGGATGCATCGGTTGACCGGTTGGCGCTACTCGGACGTCTGATTGCTAACAGGCAGCTCGACATCAAGATTGCTTTCATGCGGTCGGAACGTGGCATTGGTATTTACCACGAGAAGATCGGCACGATTACGGATCGACTAGGCAACCATGTCGCGTTCACGGGGTCTCTTAATGAGACAGAATCGGCATTCCTTAATAATTTCGAGTCAGTGCATGTCTTTCGCTCGTGGAAGAACGAGGATGAAAATCGAGCGCGGGCGATTCAGCGGGACTTTGACGACCTTTGGCTAGGTCAGACGCCCAGCCTCGAAGTCATCGAATTCCCCGAAGCCGCCCGCCGTAAGCTCATCGAGCTTGGGCAGTCGCGTCGTCAAGATGGGCAAGTGACCGGGCGTGCACCCAACGGATGGCTAACTCTCCCGGAGAGCCTCGTGCTGAGGCGCTACCAGAAGGAAGCTGTCGAAGCGTGGCTCGCTGCGCGAGGGCTAGGCATCTTTCAGATGGCTACGGGCACAGGGAAAACGATCACTGCGCTTGCCGCTGTCGACCAGCTTGGACGTCAGCTCCGAGCTGTCGGCAGTCCACTTGTCACCGTCATCGTTGTACCGCTGCTTGGGCTTGCCGATCAATGGGCAGATGAGCTGCGAGACTTTGGAGTGACACCCATCCAATGTCGAGATTCATGGCAGGGGTGGGAGCCGGACGTGCGGGATGCACTTGCCGCTCTGGGCTCGGGCGAGCCACAACATCTTGCAATTTTGGTTACGAACGCGACCTTCGCCACCGAGGGATTTCAAAAGATCCTAGAGAAGATTACTGTTCCACTGATCCTGGTGGCTGATGAGATGCACAACCTGGGTTCGTTGAAGTTGCAGCAGAGTCTTCCCGAGAACGCGATCTTCCGGTTGGGATTGTCGGCAACCCCTGATCGATACATGGATGTCGAAGGTACTGCGGCACTGTCCGAGTACTTCGGTGACATTCTCGTGAATCTGGGAATCAAGGAAGCAATTGAGATCGGCGCCCTCACACCCTATAGATACTTTCCAGTGTTGGTTCCGCTAGATGACGAAGAGTCGGAACTCTACGTCGATCTGACCAGGGAAATTGGCAGGCTCATTGCGAAGGCTTCATCCGGAATCGACGTCGAGGATCGATTGGGGCAACTGCTGAGGAAGAGGGCGAATGTTCTTGGTCACGCATCCGGGAAAATTTCGGCACTGCGAAATGAACTCAAGGCTCGTAAGGATGACCCTTATCAGCTGATCTACTGTGCTGAAGGTGGGAAACCTACCCGAGACGGAGCCTCGGGTGCGCGACAAATTGATGAAGCGATGGCGCTTTCTGGATCTGAGCTTGGAATTCCCACACATCCGTATACGGCAGCCGAAGACACGCGTACTCGGCGTGAGGTTCTGGATGACTTCTCGACTGGTAGGAATATCAGAGTCTTGGCATCCATGCGCTGTCTGGACGAAGGGGTGGATCTTCCAGATGCGCGCATTGCTTACATGCTGGCTAGCAGCAGTAACCCTAGGCAGTTCATTCAGCGTCGGGGGAGGGTGCTTCGTCGGGCTGAGGGGAAGCGGCGTGCCGACATCATTGATTTCGTAGCCGTTCCGCCAGGATCACCAGAACTATACGAGCTAGAGAAGAAGCTTTTTCGACGCGAACTCGAGAGATGTATCGAGTTCGCCCAGTATGCAGAAAATCAGGGATTCGCATTGTCGTGTCTTAGGGAATTGCGTGAGCGCTATGACCTTATGGACGTGTAATCGAGAGGGGATGGGCTGATCGTGGAAGAAGAGCAGGAAATTGAAGAGATCTGGGGAGGGCTGAGCGAAGAGGCGCGCGAGCTCCTCTCGGAAGTCCTCAAGATCGAGCGAGAAAACCTGCACTTTGCGAAACCGGAGGGGATTGCTGACATGATCATCTCGAAGGTTGAGGGGCTCATTAAGTGAAGATTTCGTCGATCGAGATCCTGAACTTTCGCCCCTATGGGAATGAGCAAACAGCTCAGTTCTCCACCCTGGCAGGCAAGAATGTCACGACCCTCTATGGGACGAACGGTGGGGGGAAGACGACCCTGCTCAACGCCTTCACTTACGTACTGTATGGAAAGTTGAGCGAAGATCTCGAAGACAAAGAACGCCTGATCAACTCCGAAGCTTGGTCTGCTGCCGAGATTGGTCAGGAGGTGGTGATGTCGGTGACGCTCACCTTCGAGCATGATGGCAAGACTCATCGAGTCACCAGAAGGCGAGCGGTCACTAAACGTGGTCCGGATCAGGACGCCGGAAGGGAGGACTTCGAACTCCGAATTGAGGACGGGAGTGGCGTCTGGCGTAAAGTCAATAATCCGTCCAACGTAATCGAGAAGATTCTGCCTGGGCGGCTTGTTGGATTCTTCTTTATCAACGGTGAGCGCATCGAGTACCTGGCCAAGCAAGAGGCTTATTCGGAGATTCAGTCAGCGATCAAGACGGTGCTCGGTATCGAGCCGCTGGAGAGGGCGCGGCGCCATCTGCCGAGCGCTAGGAACAAGATCAGGCACAAGCTGAAGTCCGAGGAAGATGGCGGAATTGCCATCGACAAGGTCAATAAGGAGATCGATGATTTCGAGTCTGAGAGGGAGGAAAAGCGCGAGGAACACGACCTCCTCAGGTCGGAGATCGGGCACCTCAAGGCTGATGTAGAGAGCATCGATACGCGTCTGCGATCGCTCGAAGGCGCGGCAGAGCTACAGGAAGCTCGGGCACGGTGCGAGCGCCTCAAGGAAGATGCAGACGCAGCGCTAAGGGATGATCTGGAATCGCGCGTCCGACTCGTGCGTCAGTATGGCTATCTGACTTTTCTGCCTGGTTTGTCGGACCAGATCCATGTTGCTGGCGGTGTTTTGCGTGAACGTGGTCAGTTGCCGGCGCCGCTGAAGCAGACCTTCGTCGAGGACCTCCTTAGCGCAGCGGAATGCATCTGCGGAACTCACCTGCCCGAGGGGAGTCCTCAGCGCGCCAAGATCGAAGAGTGGTTGGCCAGAGCTGGACTCGCCGAGGTAGAAGGCGCGTGGGCAGTCCTTCAGGGGGCGATGCGCACTCTGGAGGAGCAGCGGAAGTCGGCAATAGAGGATCTTGAGCGACTCGACAAGAGTATCGATCAACGCCGCAAAACGGTACACGGACTCAAAGGTGACCTGGACGAGATCGCGGCCAAGCTCAAGAACGTTCCGGAAGAGGACATCTCACGGTTGGAAGCGAGGCGGGACGAACGCCTCCAGGCAATCGATGAGAAGACACGACGTCTCGGGGCCGTGCAGCTGCGTCTCGAGGAACTGGACACGCTCTTGAAACAGAAGAGTTCCCTGGTGGAGAAGCTCGAGGTAAAGAACGCAACCAATAAGCGGATCCAGAAGCGGATTGCCGTACTGCGGGAAGCGGAAGAGGCACTGGAGAAGACTCTTGAACTGCTCTCTGAACGCACTCGACGAAGCCTGGACAACCGCATTCGGCGCGTCTTCGAGAAGTCTTCACTGAAGGACTACACGCCGGAACTGACTCCGGACTTTGAACTCGAGTTGTGGATCGGATCCGGTGAGGAGCGCCGGCGCGCTCCCAAGTCGACTGGCGAGAACATGCTGCTTTCGCTGGCATTCGTAGCAGCGCTCGCCGAAGAATGCCGGAGCGTTGCCCAGAACGATGCTCATGCCCAGATGGACATGAGCGACTTCCCCGTGGTGTTGGATGCTGCGTTCGGAAATCTGGATGTCGACTATCGGCGGCGGGTCGCGACCTTCCTGCCGCAGATGGCGTCGCAAGTCATCGTGCTGACGAGCAAGGCCCAGGCAGAAGGTGCGGCGGAGGAGTATCTGGCCCCCTACGTCGGCAAGCAGTACGTGATCACGACGCACTCGAGAAAGGCAGACATCGAGGACGTGACTGAAACGATCAGTGTGGACGGGCGGGCGTATCCCTACCAGGTCGTGAGCGCCTCGTTCGATGGTGCGGTTCTGACGGAGGTGCAGGCATGAGCAGCGAGATCATTGCTGGCGACCTCCGCGTTCGCCGTCCTAAGGAGCGAGAGGTACTGGTCCAGCAGCTCTTGGCAGAGAACGACGGCATCTTCATCTCGATGGCCGAAGCGCTACTCTTCGCGGCGGCGTTGGGCTGGTCCCGGGACAGGTGCGAGCCGTTCGAGAAGACGGAGACGCAGATTCGCTTCGACGTATTCAAGAAGATGCCGACGGGTGAAGCTTTCATCGATGCCTTGGCTGTGATGAAGTCCCCCGGCGACCCCGAGATCCTTAGTGATGCCAGGGCGCCGGAACGTATCCGGATCTTCGAAGAGTACGCAAACGGCGGGCTCGCAGCCTTGCAGGGGGAGATCAATGCCTCACGCTCACCGGTTGC
The nucleotide sequence above comes from Streptomyces sp. N50. Encoded proteins:
- a CDS encoding AAA family ATPase; this encodes MKISSIEILNFRPYGNEQTAQFSTLAGKNVTTLYGTNGGGKTTLLNAFTYVLYGKLSEDLEDKERLINSEAWSAAEIGQEVVMSVTLTFEHDGKTHRVTRRRAVTKRGPDQDAGREDFELRIEDGSGVWRKVNNPSNVIEKILPGRLVGFFFINGERIEYLAKQEAYSEIQSAIKTVLGIEPLERARRHLPSARNKIRHKLKSEEDGGIAIDKVNKEIDDFESEREEKREEHDLLRSEIGHLKADVESIDTRLRSLEGAAELQEARARCERLKEDADAALRDDLESRVRLVRQYGYLTFLPGLSDQIHVAGGVLRERGQLPAPLKQTFVEDLLSAAECICGTHLPEGSPQRAKIEEWLARAGLAEVEGAWAVLQGAMRTLEEQRKSAIEDLERLDKSIDQRRKTVHGLKGDLDEIAAKLKNVPEEDISRLEARRDERLQAIDEKTRRLGAVQLRLEELDTLLKQKSSLVEKLEVKNATNKRIQKRIAVLREAEEALEKTLELLSERTRRSLDNRIRRVFEKSSLKDYTPELTPDFELELWIGSGEERRRAPKSTGENMLLSLAFVAALAEECRSVAQNDAHAQMDMSDFPVVLDAAFGNLDVDYRRRVATFLPQMASQVIVLTSKAQAEGAAEEYLAPYVGKQYVITTHSRKADIEDVTETISVDGRAYPYQVVSASFDGAVLTEVQA
- a CDS encoding DNA phosphorothioation-associated protein 4, producing the protein MSSEIIAGDLRVRRPKEREVLVQQLLAENDGIFISMAEALLFAAALGWSRDRCEPFEKTETQIRFDVFKKMPTGEAFIDALAVMKSPGDPEILSDARAPERIRIFEEYANGGLAALQGEINASRSPVADTLVDLVREACMEDRDKSSKVPADIRKILSRPDWS
- a CDS encoding major capsid protein, producing the protein MLDTLLRDIDAADINAFARTMTTPADYELTRTVMPERRLNSVKFRIRSSKRRVNAAKFRAYDAQTAVARRQAEKIVTEGMLPPLGQKLLIGELEQILLDTSRGADTTEFVELLYDDIERHVESIHNRMELAAGDLLTDGVFTLNGENGLHLEADFGVPAANMPTAAKPWSDPTSDPLADELRWIEYLRSIGAPLPARVITSYKARATLAANDAYRAAYYGSVNGSATPTAVLAPNEVEVVRARYNLPPITVYDVQISVDDTYQRVIPEDRWILLPPNPQSWAETQYGITAESLVLSSGTNPAITREDAPGIVITHGYQDDPVQVWTKGAAVAMPILYVPDIHITAKVL
- a CDS encoding DEAD/DEAH box helicase family protein; translation: MKDLREIPISDSYRSGSADVVQDFYIPCLAVATRYDRAVGYFTSGALAVAARGIEELERTGGKIRLVASPNLQSEDVEAIKRGYAQRDVVSRALTRELEDASTLADASVDRLALLGRLIANRQLDIKIAFMRSERGIGIYHEKIGTITDRLGNHVAFTGSLNETESAFLNNFESVHVFRSWKNEDENRARAIQRDFDDLWLGQTPSLEVIEFPEAARRKLIELGQSRRQDGQVTGRAPNGWLTLPESLVLRRYQKEAVEAWLAARGLGIFQMATGTGKTITALAAVDQLGRQLRAVGSPLVTVIVVPLLGLADQWADELRDFGVTPIQCRDSWQGWEPDVRDALAALGSGEPQHLAILVTNATFATEGFQKILEKITVPLILVADEMHNLGSLKLQQSLPENAIFRLGLSATPDRYMDVEGTAALSEYFGDILVNLGIKEAIEIGALTPYRYFPVLVPLDDEESELYVDLTREIGRLIAKASSGIDVEDRLGQLLRKRANVLGHASGKISALRNELKARKDDPYQLIYCAEGGKPTRDGASGARQIDEAMALSGSELGIPTHPYTAAEDTRTRREVLDDFSTGRNIRVLASMRCLDEGVDLPDARIAYMLASSSNPRQFIQRRGRVLRRAEGKRRADIIDFVAVPPGSPELYELEKKLFRRELERCIEFAQYAENQGFALSCLRELRERYDLMDV
- a CDS encoding head decoration protein, with the translated sequence MDLQPITYSESTTADRPWLASRHGLDTPLTVTLDVALFTSGTHYRLSSLLQPRNTFLSGIPLGRITATGLYGPWDKTATDGRATFTGVLLAEVPFASTTPRAGAALLWHGVIAAAHIPGGLNPADITQSTAQIHFI